TGTGTCCCTTTTCGACTGGTTTGCTGACCGCCGTAAAGGTCAGTACGTCGGCAATGTCAAACAGGAACCCGAAGAGGGCGATGGCCTTTGGAGCAAGTGCCCGGAGTGCGGCCTTGTTGTTTATCTCAAGGACCTTCGTCTGAATGCCAGTGTTTGTGCGGGTTGTGGGTATCACCACCGCATCGATAGCTCCGAGCGGCTCGCTCTGATCGCTGATCCCGAGAGCTTCCAACCCCTGAATGAGCATCTGGCTCCCATCGACCCACTGGGATTTAAAGACCGTCGTGCCTATGCAGACCGTTTGCGGGAGAGCCAGTCGGCGACGGGCTTGAACGATGGTGTGGTTACCGGTCTTTGCCGGGTGGATGGGATTGGTATGGGTTTGGCGGTGATGGATTTCCGCTTCATGGGCGGTTCCATGGGATCCGTGGTGGGGGAAAAAATCACCCGTTTGGTGGAGGAATGCACCAAACGCAAGCTGCCCCTGCTGATTGTGTGTGCCTCCGGGGGCGCGCGAATGCAGGAGGGGATGTTGAGCCTGATGCAGATGGCGAAAATCTCAGGGGCCCTGGAGCGTCATCGGGAGGCTGAGCTTCTGTATTTACCGTTGCTCACCCACCCAACCACCGGTGGTGTTACCGCCAGTTTCGCCATGCTGGGAGATCTGATTTTGGCTGAGCCCAAGGCCTTGATTGGCTTTGCCGGCCGTCGGGTGATCGAACAAACGCTGCGCGAGAAATTGCCCGATAACTTTCAAACGGCTGAATATCTTCAAGACCACGGTTTTGTCGACACCATCATTCCGCGCACCCAATTCCGCAGCACGCTGGCATCACTCCTGCGTCTGCATGGATCGAAGTCGTTAGAGCTCACCAACGCATGATTCGTCGCCTTCTCGTTTTGTTCGTTGCCCTGTTCTGTTGCGCGGGAATCAGTTGGGCTGGTCCCGTGGAATGGATCGAAGTTCCAGCCACCGATGCCGGGCAGCAGTGGTGGGACCGTGGAAGTATTCGAGACAGTAAAAAGGGCCTTCGGACTGTCCTGAGTCGGTTCACCCCAGCCCCGTCCGAGGATGGTGAACAGCGACCGGGGGAGCTCTATGTGATGGAGCTCGACTGTGGACAATCGCTTTATCGCGACAAACAAGTCAACGGAATCCCCCGGTTTCGTTCCACCTGGCAGGCTGCAGAGAACGATGGCTTGATCGTTTCGGTGATCGACGCTGTCTGCAACGAACCTCTCGCAAGCTGAGATGTCCAGCCAACCCCTTGGAGTTGCCATCGCCGGACTGGGTTTCGGCGAAAAGGTGCATTTGCCGGCCTTAGAGGCCAATCAGGATTTGAAGGCCGTGGCGCTTTGGCATCCTCGGCGTGAGCGACTCGATTTGGCCTGTGCGGAGTCGGGTCTTCAGGGCTACGACAACTGGGATGCGTTGTTGGCCGATCCCGCGGTGGATGCCGTGATTGTGGCGACACCACCGGAACCTCGTTTCGAATTGGCCCGTGCCGCCCTTCAGGCGGGCAAGCATGTGTTGCTGGAAAAACCGATCGCACTCCATGCCGATCAGGCAATGGAGCTACAGCGGCTAGCTCTACGGCAACAGCGAAGCGTCGCGGTGGATTACGAGTACCGGGCGGTGCCTTTGTTTATGCAGGCCGAGCGCTTGTTGCGCTCGGGTGCAGTGGGAACACCATGGCTGGTCAAGTTGGATTGGTTGATGAGTAGCCGGGCGGATGCCAGCCGTGGCTGGAGCTGGTATTCCGATCGCAAAGCCGGTGGTGGCGTGATCGGAGCGTTGGGAACCCATGCCTTCGACACCTTGGCCTGGTTGATTGGCCCAGTGGGGGCGGTCCAAGCGCTCAACAGCGTCTCTATCCCCGAGCGCCCAGGTCCTGATGGGGCGATGACAGCCGTGGATGCGGAAGACGTCGCCTTGATTCAGACCACGCTGAGCTGGCAAGGGCGCAGCGATTGTTCAGTGCCAGCGCAAGTGAATCTTGCATCGGTCGCTCGTAATGGCCGCGGCTGCTGGCTTGAGGTGTATGGATCCAAGGGAACCTTGATCCTCGGCAGCGAGAACCAAAAGGACTATGTCCATGGTTTTTCTCTTTGGTTGGCTTCCTCTGGGGAACCGCTGCGATCGATCCAGGCGGATGCGGATTTGGCCTTCCCAACCACCTGGAGTGACGGGCGTGTGGCTCCCGTGGCGAGGATTCAGGGTTGGTGGGCGGAGAGTATGCGTAGCGGGCAACCAATGATCCCGGGATTAATGGAAGGCGTGGCAAGCCGGCTTGCGTGTGATGCAGCGGCATCGAATTAAGTCGAATTTCTTACTCTTAGACGCGATGAATCAATCATTTGTCGCAATTGACACGATGGCTTGTTAGCGAATGACAAGTCGTGGAAATTTCTCGACTAAAAAACTATTTCCTTTTTAGTTCAAGATGTCGCTGTCTGACTTTTCTCAAGAGCTCATTGCAACAGCACGTGCTCTCGCTGAGTCTGGGAAAGGAATTCTTGCTGTGGATGAATCCACCAAGACAGTCGGCAAGCGATTAGGCTCAATAAATGTTGAAAATACAGAGGCGAATCGCCAGGCCTACCGTGGCATGCTTTTCACAACAGCAGGCCTGGGTCAGTACATCAGTGGTGCAATTCTCTACGAAGAGACGTTGTTCCAAAACCATGCCGATGGTGAGTCGATGGTTCAAAAGTTGCAGAAGCTGGGTGTGATCCCAGGAATTAAAGTTGATCAAGGTTTGCGCCCTCTTCCTGGAGCCGGACCTTTGGAGACCCTTTGCACTGGCCTCGATGGCTTGGTGGAGCGTGCTGCCGACTATTACGCCCAAGGTGCTCGCTTTGCCAAGTGGCGAGCTGTTCTCCAGATCACAGCTGATGGCTGTCCTTCTGATCTCTCCGTTCGTGAAAATGCATGGGGTCTGGCCCGTTACGCCAGAAGTGTTCAGGAGTCGGGTTTAGTCCCAATTATTGAGCCTGAGATTTTGATGGATGGCGACCATACAATTGAGGTAACAGCAGCAGTTCAAGAGCGAGTTATCCAAGAGGTTTATCAGGCTTGCCATGCCAATGGTGTTCTTTTAGAAGGCACATTGCTTAAACCATCGATGACAGTACAGGGAGCTGATTGTTCCCAGAAGGCTGATCCAAAGATTGTTGCTGAAATGACCGTCCGAACCTTGGAGAGAAGTGTGCCTGCGAGTGTTCCTGGAATTGTTTTTCTGTCCGGTGGTTTGAGTGAAGAGGCCGCGTCTATTTATCTCAATACGATGAATAGTATCCCTAAAAAAGCAAGTTGGAATCTTGGCTTTTCCTATGGACGCGCACTCCAACATTCATGCCTGAAGGCTTGGAAAGGATCGGAGACGGAACGCGGTCAGGCTGCGCTCCTCGCCCGGGCACGAGCAAATTCAGAGGCGTCTCAAGGTTGTTATGTCGCAGGATCGCAGCCGTCGTCCGATGAACAGTTATTTGTTGCTGGTTACACCTACTGAACAAGCGCGTATGACACTCACGCGTCTTTTAGGCAACTGAGTGTCGTGACATTTCACACGACTCAAAGGTAAAGTCTCGCGGCTACGGACATTTGTCCGTTGATCGGCCTTCACTGAGATTTCACTATGGCGCTCGTTCCGCTCCGTCTACTGCTAGACCACGCCGCCGAAAACGGCTACGGCATTCCTGCGTTCAACGTGAACAACCTTGAGCAGGTGCAGTCGATCATGGAAGCGGCTCATGAGACCGATTCCCCAGTGATCCTGCAGGCGTCCCGCGGTGCGCGGACCTACGCAGGCGAAAATTTCCTTCGCCACCTGATCCTGGCTGCTGTAGAGACTTACCCCGACATTCCGGTGGTGATGCACCAGGACCACGGCAACAGCCCCGCCACCTGCTTCGGTGCTGCGGCGAACGGCTTCACTTCCGTGATGATGGATGGCTCCCTTGAAGCAGACGCCAAGACCCCTGCGAGCTACGACTACAACGTCAACGTCACCAAAGATGTAGTGGATGTTGCCCATGCCATCGGCGTGAGTGTTGAGGGTGAACTGGGTTGCCTCGGCTCCCTCGAAACCGGCAAAGGTGAAGCTGAGGACGGCCATGGCTTCGAGGGTGAACTCTCGAAAGATCAGCTCCTCACCGATCCAGCTGAGGCCGCTGACTTTGTCGCCAAAACAAAGGTTGACGCCCTGGCGATCGCCATCGGTACCAGCCACGGTGCTTACAAATTCACCCGCAAGCCCACTGGTGAAGTGTTGGCCATCAGCCGCATCGCTGAAATCCACAAGGCCATCCCCAATACCCATTTGGTGATGCATGGCTCTTCTTCCGTTCCCCAGGAATGGCTGGAGATGATCAACAAGTACGGCGGTGCTATCCCTGAGACCTATGGCGTTCCCGTCGAAGAGATTCAGGAAGGTATCCGCAATGGTGTGCGCAAGGTGAACATCGACACCGACAACCGCCTCGCTTTCACTGCCGCTGTCCGTGAAGCAGCCATGGCTGATCCTGCCAACTTCGATCCCCGCCACTTCAATAAGCCAGCGCGGAAGTACATGAAGCAGGTTTGCTTGGATCGTTATCAGCAGTTCTGGGCTGCCGGTAACGCCAGCAAGATCAAGCAAAGCGACATCAACTACTACGCCGGCTTGTATGCCAAGGGTGCGCTTGACCCTAAAACTGCTGTTGCTGCCTGATCAGCGCCCAGAGATGTATCACTTGGGGCCCTTTGGGCCCCTTTTTTGTGGTGTTTTTGAGGCACCACATGTTCCAGTGGCCAACCCATCGTTTCCGCTTTAAGGCAGGGCCATCGCGGCGCCCTCCCGCCGTGGATCAGCGACCCCATGCCAACGCCCGTGGATCCGCTGAATTAAGGCAATGCCGCTGTTCAGCGGTTGGGATTTGATCTCCTGCTCTCCCCTACTGAGCTCTGTCAGCGCGAACGGCCAGGGTATGGGTGAATCGCGTTCAGCCACCAGCCGGTTGTCTCGGATCGAGAGATGGGGCATGGCAACGGACTGTTCAGGGGGGAGTCCCCAAAACAGCGATGCCATCAGCACGCGACTGATGAAGTGGGGAATTGTTCGTCCACCAGGAGATCCCACGGCCAGGACGGGTTGATTGTTTTCAAGCACGATGAGTGGTGCCATGGATGACATCGGGCGTTTCCCAGGGCGGCGACGGTTGGCCACCGGTCGCCCTTGGATGGATGGTCGAAAGGCGAAGTCTGTGAGCTGATTGTTCATCACCATTCCGGCGACCACATGGCGACTGCCAAACACCGTTTCCACTGATCCTGTGTAGACAGCCAGGTTTCCGTGCCGATCGACGATGGAAAGATGCGTCGTGCCTTGCTCAACGCCAGCACTTGTCCTGGCAAAGGGGTAATGGCTTCGCCCCGGTGGTAACCCAGGGCCTGGAATGGATGCCGGTTGATCCAGCAGCGCCGTGGCTCGCCCTCGGAGATATCGCGGCGTTAGCAGTCCCTTCGTGGGAACAGGCCAGTCACTCGGGTCGTTGACCCAGTAGTAGCGATCAGCATCGGCCCACTGGAGGGCGGTGGCAAACCGTTGCCATGTTTGCGGGCGCTTTGGGTTGGACATGGGGCCAGTGGCCTCCAACAACGCCAGCGTTTGAAGAATCGCTAGCCCACCACCACTTGGTGGTGGCACGGTGCAGAGCTGCCAGCGCTGGATGGGGTGGCAGACGGGATGCCGTCGAATGACGGTGTAGTTCTTGAGATCCGCTGCCGCCCATCCCTGAAACGCCCGTTCTTGCGAGCCAAGTTCGGCTATCCCCTTGAGGATTCGAGCCGCTAACGCCCCGTCGTAAAACGAGGATCCACCATCCCGTGCAATCTGTTCAAGTGTGTCCCCAAGTGCTGGATTTCGAAACACCTGATTCAGCCTTGGCAGTTCACCACCAGGTCGATAGAGCTGATCAAATTCGGTGCTATGCCGGGTACCAATCCTTTGGGCCAGCCTGATCGAGCGCAATAGCCTCGGGGTGGTCCGAAATCCTTTTCGGGCCAGGGTGATCGCCGGTTGAAACGTGGTTGTCCATGGCAGGCGACCCCAGCGCTGATGGGCATCCCAAAGCAGAGCCACGGTTCCTGGGATCCCGATGGCGCGAAGTTGGCTGGTGGCCTCTCGCCAGGGGAGCGGCTGTCCGTCGGGTTTCAGTAGATCGTTTGGTCGGCTCGCGCTTGGGGCCTGTTCGCGACCATCGAGCACATCCAACTGACGTTGCTGAGCGTTCCAATGCAGCAGAAACCCACCGCCTCCAAGGCCAGAGCTTTGTGGTTCCACCACGGCCAACACGCTTTGCGCTGCCACAAGGGCATCCACCGCATCCCCTCCTTGCATCAACATCGTGTGGGCCGCAGCCGTTGCGAGTGGATGGGCAGTCACCACAACGGCCGAACCTGCGGCTGAAGAGATTATTCGCTGGTTGCTTTCGGCACCCTCGGGGTCATCGCGACTGACGGGCGCAGCCCCTGCGACGTCAGCGCCTACGAACGCAACGCAAGTCACTAGCGGTAGAACAAAGGTGCGAATCAAGGGAGGAGCGCAAGCCTCCCGCGTCGACCATCCAGGCGTGCCCGTTGCCCCAACGGCAGGGCCTGGTTGGGGAGGCCATGGCCGATGGGTAAGTTCACCACCAGGGGAACACCAAGGCCCCCGAGGCGGTTTTCGAGAATCTCCTCCATGCTGAAATCACCCGGCTGGATGTCGTCTTCCATCCAGCTGAATCGACCACAAGCCACTCCGGCCACCTTGTCCAAAAGCCCGGCGCTTCTCCATTGGGTCAACATCCGGTCCACCCGGTAGGGGGCTTCTCCAACGTCTTCAAGAACCAAAATCGTTCCGTCGAGATGGGGCATCCATGGGGTGCCGATGAGATGGGTTCCCACCGTGAGGTTGGTCACCACGAGAAAACCTTCTCCGATACCTGGAACAATCCCGCGTCCATCAAGGGGCGCGACGGGGCGTCCCTTGAGCAGGTCAACGGTTCGTTGCCATTGATCCTCGGTCCCGCTGGTGGAGCCATGAATGGCGCCAGGTAGCCCGGCGGCCCACTGGGCGAGCAGCAGGGAACAGCTGTCTGAAAAACCCAGGCTCCATTTGGGCCGGCGGGGGAATTCAAAGCCAGCCTCCAAGACGCGAGCACTGCCCCACCCTCCACCGAGGGAGATCACGGCATCAATGCTGGGATCCGCCCAAGCCCTCGTGAGCTCGACAGCCCGTTCTTGATCGCGGCCTGAAAAATATCGCCACTGCTCGGTCACGGATGGCGGAATCTCCAGGGTCCAATCTTCGGCGGCGCAGCGGTCGATCAGGGCATCAAATGCTGTATCTGGCTCGATCCAAGTACCGGGATTGATGGCGCGTAAGCGGGCTCCCTTGCGGAGGGGGGGTAAGTGAGGTGTTGATCCTCTTGTTGAAGCAGTGGCTTTCCCGCTAAGCAGCGCACCCAGCGTAGTGGTCGCTCCTGAGATCAGCAGCGAACGGCGCTGGATCATCAGTTCAGCAGTGCTTTCAGCATGCTGCGACCGTCGGTGCCACCGGTGGCTGGATCACAGGCGCGCTCTGGATGGGGCATTAATCCAAGAACATTGCCCGACGGATTGGTGATTCCAGCAATGTCATCTACTGAACCATTGGGGTTTGAGCCGTAGCGAAGCGCAATGCAGTCCTGATCTTGAAGTTGTTTCAAGGTGTCGTTGCTGCATTGATAACGACCTTCTCCATGGGCGATGGGCAGCACCAGCGATGCGGCGTTGCCGTAGGCCTTCAGCCAGTCGGTGCGGGTGCTTGAAACGTGGAGTGGTGCGTCCTCGCAAATGAAGTGCAGGTTTTGATTGCGTGTGAGGGCTCCAGGGAGCAATCCCAATTCCGTCAGCACTTGGAAGCCGTTGCAGATGCCCAGAACTCGTCCGCCCTTCGAAGCGAAGTCCATCAGCGACTGGAGCACCGGTGCAAATCGTGCGATGGCTCCACAACGCAAATAATCGCCGTAACTGAAGCCCCCTGGAAGCACGACGGCATCCAGCCCACTCAGATCGGTTTCTTCGTGCCATAACCGTCGTGTGGGCAGGTTGAGGCATCCCTCGGTTGCCCATTGCACATCCCGGTCGCAGTTGGAACCAGGAAAAACAACAACCCCGATCGTCATGAATCCTGGAGCTCTAGGGACCAGTCCTCGATGACTGGGTTAGCGAGAAGCCGATCGCTCAGAAGTTCAAGCCGACGACGGGCTTCTTCTTCGTTCGGGGCCTCAATTTCTAACTCAACGGCTTTGCCGATGCGCAGTTTGCTAATCCCATCCACACCCAGACGGATGGCGGCACCTTTTGCGGCTTCTCCAGCAGGATCCAGCACAGAGGGGCGCAGGTGGACCAGAACGCGGGCTTGATAACGCGGCACGATCACCAGCAGGGCTAGTGGAATCCTGCCAGACACCCATCCTTTTGGTTGTGCTGCGTCAACACTTGATGGGTGGCGGGTGGTAAACCGGTTTCGGCATTCCTGGCCAAGACCGTGTTCACCCTCACCTGTAGAAGTTGTGGGACTCCCGTTGAGATCCCTGGACGTTTTGGCTTCAAGTTGAAAGGCAGTGGCATCAACAGCACGCTGTGCAACCGATGCCGTCAACTTCAATTTCGAGAAGCGAGAGCCAATGACCTCGCGTCTGTCGACGACAACGATCCAGATAGCCGCTTAGGGCAGTCCACCCCAAGGCGTTTGTTGCCCACTGCAGCTCTTGCTATTGCGTTGTTGTTGGTGATCGGCAGTGTTTGGCTTGGACGTCGATCAAGCGATCAGGAGCCGCGTCCTCAAGACGCTGCTCCCGCGGTTATTCCATTGCCTTCGAGATAGAGCGTCTGACTCGGGAAGGCAAATTCAATTCCTTGTTCTTCAAATTTGCGCATGATGCTTAGGTTTATCGATTGTTGAATGTCCAAGGCATTGGTGTAATCGCGGTTGTCGATGTAATAAACAATTTCAAAATTTAAGCTGTAATCGCCAAAGCCTGTGAAATGACAGCGGTTGAAAATTGCATGTGTTGTGTTGTCAACGATGGTTTGTATTGTTGTTGGTATGGATTGAATCTGATCCGCTGTAGTTTGATAGGTAACGCCGATTGAATAAATCATTCGACGTTGTTGCATGGTGGCAAAATTCTCGATATTGGAACTGGTAAGCTTTGAGTTATTGATAACAACAATTTCACCTCTTAAGCTTCGAAGATGTGTGGATCGAACGCCGATTTTTTCAACAGTTGCCGATACAGAGTCGACCGCAATGAATTGTCCGATCGTAAAGGGTTTGTCGATCAGAATCATTAGGTAAGCAAATAATTCTTGGGCCGGTTCCTTTAGTGCGAGGCCTAATCCAATGCCGCCAGCACTCAGTAGTCCCCATACAACGGCCAGTTTGACGCCTTGACTTTGAAGAATAATGAGGCTGACGACGACCCAAGTGAGTGCTCTTAAGAGAGGGAAAAGAGTTTTGATGAGTTGCTCAATGTCGTCTCTGCCGCTGCGTCGTGCAATGCCTTGCAGCAGGCGCATGCCGATCCGGTTGATCAAACGAATAACAACAACGGCTCCTACGATCGTCAGAATAATTTCGTAGGGCCTGTTGAGCCCCCCTGGGAGCTGAAGCTTGGCTTCCGCCAGAAGAAGAACCGCAATAATTCCGAACGGAAGGATTAAGCCGCTAATTTCACGTAATAAAAAATCATCGAAATCTGATTGTGTTTTTTTTGCTAATCGGGGGAGAATTTTTTTAAAGATAAAGGAGATTAAGAGCGTTAATGCAATTCCTCCGGCTATATCAAGAAGGACGTCAGGCACGTGCATCAGGTTTGACTTCTTTGATTGTGCTGCTGATTTGTGTTGTTGGCAAGATTATTCATGAATCAAGATGAGCATTTGATTGTTAGCTGGCATGGAGATGCACTCCATCAGTATCAAGGGGAGTGTCGTGATTAACGATTTGATCCATTCGATGTCACGCACGCCCCATTTAGGATTACGTTCTCGCAAGCTCGAATCGAAGCTTTCGTTGCTTGGGCTTGTATGGGCCCCGTTTTGTTTAAAGGGTCCATAGATCATCAGAGGAGCCTTGGGCGGTAGTTGCTCTGCCGCTTGCTGGAGAAGTGCTTCGGTGCAATTTTTGCTGCTGATATGAAGCAAGTTGATACAAACAATGGCGGACAGACATAGTTGGACATCCTTGGGTAGTGGCCAGGGTTGTTGTGCAACATCGATGTCAAGCGCTTGGGGCATCGTGCTGGATTGCTCGGTATAACGAATCCATGCGTTGATGCTGTCGCGGTGCTGAGGATCCGGATCACTTGCTTGCCATCTCAGATGGGAAAATTTCTGTTGAAATGCCACAGCATGTTCACCGCTGCCACTGGCGATTTCCAAAATGGTTCCCCCGTTTGGGAGCCACTGTTGAAGGATTTCTGTAATCGGTTCGCGATTTCTTGCTGTGGCAGGGAAGTGCAACCGTTGCCCTAGATCTGCCATTCAGGATGCCTCTGCGGTGAAGTCGCTTGACTTAGTCTTCCTTAGATTCTTAGCTCTCACCGGAGTTCCCCAGAGAATCTCGGATTCTACAAAATCTATCGTTCAATCCTAAATTGGACGATAGATGATGCACATTCATCCATAACATCATGCCATTGATTATTTAGCTTGTTCAAGCCTCACAGTCCTGGTGTGACTGTACTTCTTTCGGATGTAGCGAGAACTTAACTCCCATAAGATGATGAGAGCTCATTCTTGAAGGTGTTGCTGTTTGGCCTGTTTCGATTCAGACTCCTTCTCCTGACAGAACAAACAGATGAAATATGTCCTGATTGCTTTGATAGCCACAATTTTTGGATCCCTTGCGGGCTATAGCCAGCAGAAACCGGTGAAGATCCTGTCGATCACAAATGGTCAGCAGCTTCTAGTCGAAGTGGAACAGCATGGTCGCGCTGTTCGTTTGGCTTGCCTTCAGGCTCCTCGATTTCGTCAGGAGCCGTGGGCTGAGTTTGCCCAATCAGTCATAGAGAGCCACGTGAAACGAGGCGATCAGGCATTCTTCGAGCTTCGATCAAGGGATGTGTACGGGCGCTTAGTTGGTCGCTTGTTTGTGAATGGCAAGGATCTTGGCGCTCAGCTTGTGCAGCAGGGAAGTGTTATGGCTTGGGATGGGTTTGTGGGGCGCTGTGATGATTTGAATTATTCAGAGCTTGAGACGATGGCGAAGGATGCGGGTCTTGGTCTATGGTCGGCAACCCCACCACTTGAGCGTCCATGGGATGTGATGGAGGCCGCCGGTGGGGGAGAGCCCTGAGTTATCGCCGAGTAGTTCTGTCTTTGGTATGCATCAAGACAATCGAACCGAAGCATTTTTGGCTAAATAGAAGTCAAGTGAATTTCAACAATGCCTGACGAAGCTGGAAGTCTTGATTGTCGTGTGGTGATTGATGCCAAGCGCTCCCTCGAAGATGTTTTGCGGCTGCTGTCAGATCTTCCCCATACTGACCATATTCGCCGACAGGTATTGGCGGTTTATAACCAGCTCGAGGGGATGCACGATCTAAAGCGTTCAGCAGGAGCAAAAGTCTCATTCCGGTCAGCCAATTGGAGTTCCGCAATCCGTTAATGGACAACGGGGCTGTGTATGAGCAGTGTGAGTTGAGTAGTTGTAAGCATATTGATCTGGTTCGTTGCCACTATCTGTGTATTGATCATCGCCTCATGCCACTGGTATGCGGTTGTTTTAGCGGGCCAATCTGATTCACAGCAGCAACGTTTGGCATCTCTTGGCGGTGGTGCAGGGCTGGCATATGTGTTTGTCCATCTTCTTCCTGAGCTAGCAACTGGTGGAAGTGAATTGTCTGAGACGATCGGGATGATTCCCTATGCTCCTTCACACTTGATTGAGGCTATTTTATTTTTGATTGCCCTTTTAGGGGTGTTAGTAGTCTTTAGTATTGATGTTTTGGCTCAACGCCAAACGTTCTTGTTTTCAATTTCGTCATGGCTCCATCTGAGTAGTTTTGCTGCAATTAATTATCTTTATGCTTATTCTCTTCCCTCATTAATTGGTACCGGGATTGAATATGGGATTTTATTTACAGTTGCGATAGCAGGCCATGTTTTGCTTGCAGACCGTTTCTCGGTAATCCACCATCCCAAGCGATTTCGTCACCGCAATCGATGGATTGGTAGTGCTGCATTGGTCTTAGGCTTACTAAATGCATTTTTGTTTCATCCAATTTCAGATTTAACTCTGGCTTTCGCTACGGCATTTCTCGGTGGCGGCCTTCTGATGACTGTGTTTCGAGAGGAATTGCCTGCTGCGAATAGCACTCGTCTTTTATGGTTTCTGTCTGGAAGTGGCGGGATGGCAATACTCTTGATCATTCCAATGTTGAAACATGCTTAAGGCCGATATAGTGACGTAGACGCTGACGCCCATGTTTGAAAATGATCAACGCCCACCCTGGCTGAACTGGGTTTTCCTAGCAATTTTTCTTTGGTCGTCCTG
The DNA window shown above is from Synechococcus sp. CC9902 and carries:
- a CDS encoding thermonuclease family protein, which gives rise to MKYVLIALIATIFGSLAGYSQQKPVKILSITNGQQLLVEVEQHGRAVRLACLQAPRFRQEPWAEFAQSVIESHVKRGDQAFFELRSRDVYGRLVGRLFVNGKDLGAQLVQQGSVMAWDGFVGRCDDLNYSELETMAKDAGLGLWSATPPLERPWDVMEAAGGGEP
- a CDS encoding DUF938 domain-containing protein, which produces MADLGQRLHFPATARNREPITEILQQWLPNGGTILEIASGSGEHAVAFQQKFSHLRWQASDPDPQHRDSINAWIRYTEQSSTMPQALDIDVAQQPWPLPKDVQLCLSAIVCINLLHISSKNCTEALLQQAAEQLPPKAPLMIYGPFKQNGAHTSPSNESFDSSLRERNPKWGVRDIEWIKSLITTLPLILMECISMPANNQMLILIHE
- a CDS encoding mechanosensitive ion channel family protein — encoded protein: MHVPDVLLDIAGGIALTLLISFIFKKILPRLAKKTQSDFDDFLLREISGLILPFGIIAVLLLAEAKLQLPGGLNRPYEIILTIVGAVVVIRLINRIGMRLLQGIARRSGRDDIEQLIKTLFPLLRALTWVVVSLIILQSQGVKLAVVWGLLSAGGIGLGLALKEPAQELFAYLMILIDKPFTIGQFIAVDSVSATVEKIGVRSTHLRSLRGEIVVINNSKLTSSNIENFATMQQRRMIYSIGVTYQTTADQIQSIPTTIQTIVDNTTHAIFNRCHFTGFGDYSLNFEIVYYIDNRDYTNALDIQQSINLSIMRKFEEQGIEFAFPSQTLYLEGNGITAGAAS